tctagagatagtaaaaagatcagtggtttccaggggctagagggggagggagggatgaataggtggagcacagaggatttttagggcagtgaaactattctgtgtgatactagaACGATGCATACACATCCTTTTACATTTGTTCAAACCCACAGAATATACAACACCACGAGTCTACTCTAAGGTAATCTATGGTCTTTGGGTGATTATGTTGTGTCATTTTAAGTTTAGCAGTTATAGCAAACATACTattctggtgggggatgttgataatagaagttatgcatgtgtgggggcaggaggtatatgagaaatctttgtaccttccactcagttttgctgtgaacctcaaactactctaaaaaatagtctattttaaaaatgaacttaaaaaaaaagagcaagaggagagatttggcatattcatacagtggaaagttactaaacaataaaaaggaatgaatggtTGATAGGCCCAACAACATGGaaattctcaaaataattatgctgagtgaaagaagacaaagacACACAGAAGAATACATATGGAATGATTCCGTTTGTAAGCCAACCAGCAGTTGCCTGAGGCCAATGAGTGCCATAGAGAAGGATTAACAATGGgcagaaatagataaacaagattatattgtatagcacagggaaatatacgcaagatcttatggtagctcacagagaaaaaaatgtgacaatgaatatatatatgttcatgtataactgaaaaattgtgctttacgctggaatttgacacaacattgtaaaatgatcataaatcaataaaaaatgtttaaaaaaaacccaatgggCAGAAAGAAacttggaggtgatggatatgtttactATCTTAATTGTTGTTATTtcatagatatatacatagatcAAAACGTGTCAAATTGTACACTTCTAATGCATGCACTTTATTGTGTTAATTATACCTAAAGAAAGCTCTGAAAAAAAGTGAGCACATTACAGATAGAGTTGGAGATCCACGCTGCCCTCCCTGATGCCATTCCCCAAGTGACTTCTATCCCATTTGATGCTTATCATTTCTATGCATGCTTAATACTTTCAGTTCATGTGTATGTATCCATAAACAATATGGATAGCCTTGTTTTGCAtgtttgtatcattttataaGTGGCATACTTTGTGTACCTTTCCACAACTTTTTGacttacctttttttaaattgaagtatagtcaatttacaatgttgtattaatttctggtggacagcatagtgactcatatatacttatatattcttttccattacaaggtattgaatatagttcccttgacttaccatttttaagatttatctCTGTGGATTCAAGTATCTGTAGCCAATTTATTGTAACtgcagtatttcattgtgtgactAGAAGCCAATTTCCTCATTATCCTCTTGATAAACATTCAGGCTGCTTACAGTTTTCCCCCTATACACATGTTGCAGTGAACCTTTTATAGTTGTGAATACGTGTGAGAGGGGATCTCCAGGGTAACTATACTAATAGGGTGGACTTTCTGGCTGGTAGGGCTTGTGTGCCAGTGACATCAGCAGGTCTGAGTGTTTCCTGTTGTTGAACTTTTCATTGGCATGTTTTTGGAAGCTGATCACCAGCTTCTTTGGGTTAGTAAAAGGAGTGAACTGTTCACATCCCTGTCTTACAACTCTGTGCAAGGCTAGCTTGGAATGGAACCACGATGTCAAATATTTTCATGCTGCTGCTTTTGCTGCTCTGTTTTGCTCTCCTCCTTCACTTGGGCCCTTTTAACATTCACTTGCCATGATTAGTGTTGCCAGTTACCACAAACTCCTGAGAAGTTGACAGAGCCTAATTCTGAAGCAGCATTTTTATCCTACCAGCTCCTTTAGCATTTATTCTGACTCCACGGAATGTGCTCTAAATTTACATCCCTGGCACTATGGTTGCACAGTTTTAAAAATGCAGGAGTTGCCTCTAAAATGTTCtttgatatttcattgtctgTGTGTTCATCAGACTCCACTGTGGAGCCTTATATGTTTCTTTATATAAAAACTctcccccacacacaaaaaaattctcCCAAGCTGTTAGCTGAGGGGCAGCTTTCTCTCAGAGAGAAGTAAAAACAGAGCAGGAAGTACAGAGGGTTAGCAGGCCGGGCACTGCCCCAACAATTAGGAGCATTGTGTAGTCACAACCTCCCTTTGTCACTAAGCAACAAGAAGTTGACCTGCTGAGATGCTCTTTCTCTAGATGTAGCCTGAAAAAGACAAGAGGAAAGTTTGccttttctgctcctttcctggAAAGATGCAAAGTGCTTTAGTAGGCTCCTGGGTAAGAGTACACTTTACAATTAATCGTGGCCCCTGGCCCTGGGGTAGTACCTGTAATTTGAATGAATCCTAAGAGTAAAGCAAGAAAGGTTTCATCTGGCATCCAGGCTCAAGGGGTACCGCCAAACTACGCACTCCCCCTCAGCCATCCTGAGCTTACCTCGTCTTCCTGACACCATGTCTCCTTCCATGTATCCTGGTCTCATGCTAACTAGCTGATCCTCTTACTTCTCCAGCTGCTCCATTTATTTCCAGTCCTTTGGTTGATCCCCACCAAACTTGTGTAGTTTGACTGCTGTCTAGACTGAGAACATCTTTAGGATTTATTTAAACACTGTTTTCTTCTATATGTATGTTCCACGTCTTGTCCCATGCCTGGAATACAGTAAAGGCCCAATAAATACTGTTGAACTAAACTGAATAGAAAGGGGTGCTTGACAGGTAGTAGAAGGATGGACAGATAAGTTGGAAGACCCAAGCCCTCAGTGGAATGAAAAGATAAGGGGCTTCCCAGTCATACTTAGGAACCCACTTTGATGGCCAGAGGCCAGCTTGGGACAAATTCTTTCTGCTCAGGGCTATGATCATGGAGTGGACTAGATGCACTGTCCTATCCAGGGAGCATTCAGGACAATGAGGTTGGGCCATTAGGAGTTCACTGACTAGACTTGGTCATCCATGTTGTCAGCCCAATGACATCAGCGCAGTACAGCTCCTTATACCCTTGATAGGGGCTCATTTCTGTCTTCTGTCGGTCCTTATCTCTGAAATTGTCTCTAGAAGGTATCCACTGTTGGTGAAATACTTCTTTTGGCAAGTTGATCCCTTGCTTAGGTGCTCCAGTTTCAGAGGGTGCCCTACTTGCTCCAGAATAGTAAAATGTGTGGCGAAGAGATGTTCATGACTTTGTCAATAGATGCAAAATATGGATCCACTTAATCCTTGCTCTTCTGGGACCTTTGACCTATTAGAGAGGACAACGAAAGGGACTTCCTTTCAGATCCCCTGGGGAAAAACCGCATCACTAGACGGTGGCACTGTTCTCAAAAGTCTGCTCAGTGCTTCATAACTCACACCAATTCAGAACCTATCTGATACCCTCCCCTGCTGAAATCTTCCCTTGCTTTTAGAAGAGAATTCATATTTCTAACCCAGTCTAGGACCTGTCTCTCCTTGACCTCACCTGGCTTCTCCCCAGCTTGGTCGCAATCCTTAAGTCATAAGgcctctttttgttgttgttcttttgttCTTCCAACACTACTCTCTCTCTGGCCTCTATATCTTTGCACCTGCATTTCCCACCACATAGAATGCTCTTCCACTGCTCTCATGGTCAGGTATCACCCCCATTGTCATGAGGTGCTGTCCCTGTTCCCTGTCACTCAATCTAGTCATCAGGTTATTTCTTTCCCGACCCTTTTCACTTGTCTCTCTCCCCCATCAGAAAGAAGTTTCATAGGGGCCAGGGTCTTTCTGTCTTCTCACTGCTGTCACCCTAGCCCATATTAGGACCCtatgaagaaagaaggaaagaaagagaaggagagaaaggaggagagagggagaaaggaatgagggagggaggaaagaaggaaattaccccttccttacacacacacataaccctCCCAGGTGGGCCAGCACAGCTGAGGCCAACTGCTCTAATGGTGGAGGGAGATGTCTCCCCCTGGGCTCTCAGCTGGCCCCTCGCCCAGGGTGTCCCCTGTTCTCTGATTCTTTCTATTCTGTGAGGAGCTCCCAGGAGAGGCTTCTAGCCTGGGGGACCCAAGGTCTGGGACTCAAGAGTAGGGGTTTGGCTGGGATTCACCTTTAAGCCTGCCTTGTTACAGCACAACAATGGCTTCTATGGGCACTACAGAGGCCAATTCAAGGGTGAAAGTTCTCGAGAATACCGCCTTGCAGCCAAGCCCCAGCCTCCAGCAGTGTTCCTGCAGCGATGTCAGGTAAAAGGTGGCCCTGGGGGCAACTAGGGCAGTTGGGCCAGATTCTGCTTCTCTGGCCCCAAGAGCATTATCCTCAGCACCACCACAGCTGGACTGTCACAAGGCCAGCCTAGCCCTGGGACTTGCATGAGGCCTGGACCCTCTTCCCCTGAAATGTCAGGTCTTCCCCCTGCAGATAGCATGGAGTAGAGCCAGTACCAGGCAGTCTTGCTCAGTGCTCCTTCTGCATGGAGGAAGGGTCAGGGCCTAGGTGGGATGGGTGGCCAGAGGGAAAGAGCCTCCAGAACCCAAGAAGTAAGCCCTGAGCTTTGCCAACAGCTGCCCTTCAGCACAGATTCCTTCATGCGGTGAAAGTCCACTCTAGCTCACAGTCAGCTTTATAGTCCAGGGGCTCAGGAGTGAGTAGGAGACCTCCTCTGGTCAGGGAGACAGCATTAAAAGTAGCATGTACCCACTCCCATGCCTAGCCAAGGAGGATTGGAAAGTATTGATGGCAAAAGTGGCCTAGGGTGGCTAGAAAAGGCTTCCAGAAAacaggagagggatggagggatcCAGGCCCTCCACTACTTCCAGGCCTGGAGACAAGGAGGCACTAGCATTAGTCAGAGTCACAACAGTAAAAAGCCCACTCAAAACAGGGGAACTCAGGAGGGTATACATTCAGAAGAGTAGGTTTGGGGCCTCAGGAAAAAGCAGTCTCACAGGGTGGTAAAACTGAGTTATCAGTACTGCTGGGCCTGAAGGGACAAGGGGAAGGGGGTGCTCCTAGAACCCAGAAGGAGAGAGTCGTGGAGGGGGTTGGCCTGAGTTGGAGCCAGGAGAAGAAACACCTCCTCCCATCTTCCCTCCATCTTCTTCCAGGGTACCCCAGTGGTCAGAAGGAAGGCAATCTGGGGAAAAGTGTGCTCAGATAAGACTCCTGGGCTGGATTAGGGTGGAAGAGGGCTAAGGGGGACCTGGAGGTATGCCTGGAACAGGCTCTGCCCACTGCAGCTTCTTGCTTCCCAGCCTCTAGCCAGGTCCTATTTGGCCACCTGGATTCTCTACAAATTGCTTTCCCAGGCCAAGAGCAGGGTCTTGGAGTCTGCTGTGCTGCAGAGCCTGAATTTTCTTAGCATGCCAGTTGGAAGGGCTGCCTGGCATAGCCTACTGAGCCAGGCCGAAATGCAGCTCCAGACTGCTCATCCGGGGCTACTCTCCCTGAGAGAGTGATGAGGTCTGGGTAGTGCAGGGACAGAAGCAACCTGGGGACTTCCTGCTAGGTGTTTGTAGTAGTCCTCAGTGGCAGCTCTCATCCCAAAGAACCGAATATTCTCTCAATCCGTCCTCCAGGAACAGAGTAGGGGACATATTTGGGCACATGTTTTGATTGAAGACTTGCTACATAAAGCATTTATCAGCATTATCAGTAACCCCAAACAGTATGATCTGTGTGTTAGGTTCCGGTTGTACAAATGCCAAGTCTCCTGGCTCTTTCTCGATCGAAAGCTGTTTTAGTTAGCTGGGCTGCTCAAGGAAGGTGCACATTCTTTTCTCTTATTAGCTGAGAGATACCAGGTGTCAGCTGGCTGATTGTAGCTATTCTTGTTGAAGACCTTTCCAAGATACAGCATCCACTTTACTTCAGTTTGGAGCAGGTAGAAATTTTGTCATTCAGATGTAAGaaaactcttttttatttttattcttcattttctttttaatttctttctagcCTTCACCTATCTGACGCTTGGGAAATATAATCCTGATCTTGTTTGTTCTTAAGGTCAGACAAGAGTCCCAGGGGCTTGGTTGGAGTCAGGTCCCTCATTGGTGGTGCCATGATTGCTGTGTCCCTTTCTctgccccaccctccaccacTCCTCAGTCTGCCACAGGGGCTCCTCACTCAGTATCCGGCTGACTGCACACTGCCCAGCCTCCACAGGGACCCTTAGCCCTCCCACATGCAAACACTGACCCATCCCAGGAAACCTACCTCTCCTCCAAGACTTCTTCAGCTGGAACCCCAGCCCAAGCCCCACCTGCTCAGAGACCATGGGTTTTACCACCTCAGTGGAAAAGTAGCccttttttttagaaataaagatgcAGGTGAAATTCTCCTCAGGGACAAGGATACTCAGAACTGCCTGGATAGAGAGGAAATGACTGCACTTTTTACCAGGCTCCCACAGTTGTGAGAATAAAACTCAAGTCAGTGGGAGTCGATAGATTATCCTGTCACTGTAAGAAGAATGAGTTGCCTGAGTCAGAGCTGCCTCCACATTGTAGGGCTGTGTACAATTTTATAGCTGAGGATTGAAATGGGGAAGAAATTGGAGGGGTTAATTGGAAGATGTCCCAGACTCccaggtttttttaattgaaatttttattgagatgatTGTAGATTTATAAATAGTTGTAAGAAATAGTATAGAGAGGTCTCTTCTATGCTTTGCCCAGTTTCCTCCAATGGTAACATTTTGCAAATCTATAGTATCATATCATAACCAGGACATTGACATTGATGCAATCCACCTATCtcattcagatttccccagtttaACTTGTACTCACTTATGTGTGTATATCAAGATCTATAAAATCTTATCACCTGTGTAGGCTTTTGTAGCCACCACTACAGTCCAGATACTGACCAACATCACAAGGATCCCTGGTCTTGCCCTTTTATGACTGCACCCACCAGCTTCTCATTCCTCCACTCTTCCCTTGACTCTAatacctggcaaccaccagtctctcctccatttctaaaattttgtcacttcaaaaatgttatgtaaatgggATGATACAGCATGCAACCTTTGGGGATTGATTTTTCTTGATCAGTGTAACTTCCTGAAGATTCATCCAAATTGTTGTGTGTATCAgcagttcattccttttcattactgagtagtattctgtagTATGTATATAGCAGTTTACTtaaccattcacctattgaaagaTATCTGGGCTGATTCCCATTTTTACctcttacaaataaagctgctatgaacatttatatacagttttttttggtgaacataaaatttcatttctttgggctagatgatcaggagtacaattgctggatcataatgtAGTTGCATgttaagttgttttttgttttttgtttttttttaactgccaaactgttttccagagtggctgtttTATATTCTACATTCTCACCTGCAATGTATGAATGATCTGATTTCTCTGAATTTCtgatttctctgaattctcaccaacattttgtgcattgtggttttaatttgcatttccattatGTTCAGTGATGGTGAACATCTTCTCATGTGTTATTTATCATCTGTATATGCCCTTTAAAGAAATGTCTTCATgtcatttgcccattttccaGTTGAATTGTTTGTtattttactgttgagttgtgagagttctttatacatcTAGATACTAGTCCTTTATTGGAtctgtggtttgcaaatattttctcccagttagTAACTTGTCTTTTTATCCTCTTCATATGGACTTTCACAgagcaaatttttttaaacttcagatgagttccaatttatcaattttttcttttatggctctTGCTTTTGGTGCCATGCCTAAAAACTCTGCATGTCTCTGGATTCTGAagattttttcctatatttttttctaaaagggccctgggtttttaatttctgttgcaTAACCTTGGTTTTATGAGGAATGAAAGGTAAGGCAAGCTGTCTTCCTACCTTCATGGAGCTTTCATTCTATTTGGAGACCACAACCAGCTGTCTAAGGCAGGAGGTCCCAATAGGGGAGCTTATTAAAGGCTCCACTCTAAAGATTATGGTTCAGGAATCTGGGATGGAGCTAGCCCCTGACTTTTACCTAGGAACCTGCTGTCAGCCGTTGCTCATATCCTAACCTAGCCAATACTGAACTTACCAGGTCAGGTACTACATTCAGGCCTGCAGCAGGAGAAGCTGAGTGGCTGGGGAGTGGGGTCCTGGGGGCAAAGACTCGACTGCCTTGGGAGAGATTCCTGCTGAGGTCTAGGGGCCTGAGAAGTGGTCTTGCTCTGCCTGGGGATGGGGCATGGCTCTCTGGCCCCAACTGGGCCAAAGCAAATGCCCTGGGGACCCTCTGTCCCTGTTCACTGATTTAACAGCAAACATGAATTGAGCGCAGTgcagtgccaggctctgtgctggagaTATAGATGTAAGATAGACAGTAACCTTTGCCCTTGAGGAGCTTATGCTCTAGTCAGGGGCATCATATGATAAGCAACATCATAATATGTAGTCATATAGTTCATTAGACAATTAAAAATGCGGGGTTGGGTGATGGGACTGCTGATGTAGTGGTCAAGGAAGGCCTCCCAAGGGGTAGGTGAGAGGGAGTCATGGCCAGCTGGGAGAAGAGTTCCAGGCAAAAGGAACAGGTAGTACTAAGGTCCAAGGTGAGTAGCTAGTGTATTTGGGGAGCAGTGAAGatgccagtgtggctggaggaagTAGAGAAATCAAAATCATGTGGGTCCCAGGGACCTCTGTGATGACTTTGGCTTTTACAAACAAGTGGAACTATTGTGGATTTTGGCAAACAAGGAATGTGATCTGAtctacatattaaaataattactctGCTAAGAGGACAATAGACTGAAGGGGCAAGCTTGGAAGCAGGGACAAGGGGCAAGTAGGAAGCTCTTGCAGTAATTCAGGATGAGAGGAAGGTGACTTGGACCAGGGAAAGCAGTGGCCATGCTGAGGAGTGGTCTGATCCTGGGTATATATTGAAGGAGGTATCAACAGGATTTCCTGGCACATTGGATATAGGTTGTGAAGGAAAAGAATTAAAGGGACTCCAAGGTGTTTGGCAGGATCTAGCTGCCATGACCTGAGCTGTGGGAGGCTGAAGATGGGGTGGGTTTGAGGAATGATACAGAGCTCAGTCATGTGTTTGGAGATGCCCATTTGACATTTACCTGGGGATGTGGAACAGGCTGTTAGCTAGTGAGTCTGGAGTTTAGGAGAGAGCTTGAACTATAGAGAGAATTTCAGTTTCAAGGTGGTCCTTAGGGCCAAGAGCCTGGATTACTGATGAGAGAGTAAAAGAGGGAAACAGAGAGCTGGAGCCTGGTCCTGGCAGATATAGAGCTAATGGGCCTGATGGAAACGAGCCATTGCCTCACTGATGGCAGGATGTCCTGCAAGATGCCTCAGGCCCATCCTCAATCAGTGGCCCCAAAGACTTCTGCTTTGGGAGTAACTGCTAGGATGAGATGGCCCAGGAGTGACTTGGTTGCTTTAATTTGTATCTGCCCTTTCAGGGTGTTGGCAGGTTAGCAGTTTAAGGGTGGTGGCTCCTGGCAACTTCCCTCCATTATGGGACCCTGAGGTAATGTCTTGGGGACAGGTAAGCATCATTTTTTCTCATTCACcttctttctcactgtctttcaAGGAGCCAGCACAGCAACATTTCTTCTCCAAGCATGACAACCGTACTTCCTTCGACAGAGTGAGTgctagagagagaaaggagaatgggTAGGCCCCCAGCCCAGGTTGAAGCTGAGGTAGGGAGGAGGGGATAAGACACTGAGGGGAAGGAGGGCTCCTTTATACAAAGGGTGTCTGTCTGCCTGACAACCTCTCTCCTCTGGGAAACAGATCATTCCCCAAACAGATGTACCTCCACTTTGGTTTCCTCCACCAGCTTGCCTAATGTACAAATATCCTGGGGCCACTGACTTTCCGGGGGCTTCATTCACTCTGGAATGGAAAGTATGGCTGGGAAGGCAGGCCAGAAAGCTTAGGCACAGGTCAGGCATCACTAGGCAGGCCTCGGTTTAGGAGAGGCCCAAGGAATTGCCTGGTACCAGGACTGTGGGCCAAGGGCCCGTACCGTTGAGGAGGGCCCTTATTGCCTGCTCCAGGGAATTGGAAGGCGGAAAGACCTGGAGCGCCTGTGGCAACAGCACACCTTCCTGCGCTGGGCACCCTGTGAGCTGGAGTTGCGCCAACAGCGGCCCCTCGAATCCTCCTACCAGGCTGATTTCCGGTCAGGGCCAGGACTCAGTGAACTCC
The genomic region above belongs to Camelus bactrianus isolate YW-2024 breed Bactrian camel chromosome 17, ASM4877302v1, whole genome shotgun sequence and contains:
- the CIMIP7 gene encoding ciliary microtubule inner protein 7; translated protein: MQSALVGSWHNNGFYGHYRGQFKGESSREYRLAAKPQPPAVFLQRCQEPAQQHFFSKHDNRTSFDRGPYCLLQGIGRRKDLERLWQQHTFLRWAPCELELRQQRPLESSYQADFRSGPGLSELPQRLVHFVQIQPPRICTTYQQNFCQPSRGGHCGSDNMGPQARVTDTLPNLPGTPRPKLLQHYLHAGVSECLNWSRTLNKDS